The sequence below is a genomic window from Scatophagus argus isolate fScaArg1 chromosome 8, fScaArg1.pri, whole genome shotgun sequence.
ACGGACCTTCTGAGAGTCTCATTTCCCTCCAGCAGATAAGAGAACAGATGGAGGAATCAGACTAATCTGATGCTGAAATGCGACATATAATTTCAAAGTAGAGGATGTAGTCTGATCTTGTTGTCCTGGTCCTGTGTGCTCACTAATGGTCCCTTTCTCCTATAATTGATATGAAAATCACGCTGCGCAGCAGTAATGGGTGCCAGGTGCTCAGTACACGCCAACGCACTTTAGCCCAACTGCAGACAACACGACAACGcctttatattatattatattataactCTTGTATGTATACAGTAAATGTTGATAAGGCAGGTGataatgtctgttttgtctgttttgaccTCCCTGTCAATGGCTCTCACCCCAAAACCCATTTATTTGAGTACATATTTCAGTCTACAGTCATGCTAGCAAGTCATGTGAGGTTTCATCGGGTAAAATGGTAATCCTAacatgacaatgctaacatgtagACTTTTACCAGGAAAAATATTTAACCTTCTTCGTTTAATGTACAACCATGCTAACATTTGATAATGAGCATTAAACACAAAGGTAACCATAAAAAGTATAGGACCAACATAAATTTTAATAATGATGATTTAACAATTTAATGATGGAGCTAGAGGAAAAGTTGGGGGGATTCAACCTGAGAGCAACATAAACGtgtgaaataaatgtcatgGCAATTCATTTGATAGTTGTTTTGATATATTTAAATCTAGACCATATGGACCAGCAAACCAACTTCAGCATCCACAAAGCCATGTGGCTAGCTTAGCTAAAACTGGGTCATAAATATGTGGTTTCATTTAAAGGCCCAGTAATTTCCTTAAATGAGCGCTGTAGTTTTTTGAAAACATTGCTTAAAAGTGAGTGAACTGTACAAATACTGGGGACAATCTTCTGATGTGATCTAGTGAGTATTTGCAGCAACAGGATTGTGTATGAGGGATAAActcacagcagccattttgacaTGAAATAGCCTTTTGGTAAATGACCTACATTTGTATCATGCTTATAATGTGATCAagtcatttcagtctttttccaTAAGTGGTTCCATGATTTTGTGTCCTCACATGAGATGCATGATATGGTCTTTTTTTCAGCCTGCAAACCTATCGATAACCAATGATTACCTCCTTCTCATGGCCGATATAGATAACGgattgtttcacattttttgtaattataACCTGTGATTTTTACACACTTGAGACTAAGAAAGACTAAATTGTAGCGAGCAAAGATGGAGTTGGGGCACCCTGGTAGCTCACCCAGTGCAtgtcatctcctctctctctattttattCCATGTCTTACTATCAAATAAAGaagagatgcaaaacaaaaaaacaaccttgTGGAATATGTATGATGCAAACTGCAATTatgttgtcttcctctgtgtggCTCAGTCCAGGTACAGCAGTTTGACTACCACTTACTTCACACTTGTAGATGTTGCACTTCTTCACCGCGGTTTGACTTTTTGTGGGTCCATTTGCTGGATATGATTTAATTAGAGCCAATAAATAGGCAATAAGATTGGCCCCAATGTGTCTACATCGTGCATCCCTAGTCCTTGCTGCAATTTTTCAATCATTCATCTAGACATTGTGCCCCTGAAGTGGCTACAATCACTTCAGCTTGAAGATAAGTGAAAGGCTCTTAGTAGTTTTCTGAAGATGTATTAAATTGCTCAAGGTCGGAAGAAAGTGGAAGAAAttcagaggaaggaaagaaaacattcacataCAACCTTGGAGAGACATATTTCAAGAGCTTGCGCTGACTAATGTTTGTGCAGAGGAAGCCTCGATAGGGCCTGAGGTGTGGGGTAAGGAGagggtgaagagagagagagagagagagagagagagagagagagaggcggaggCTGTTTTCATCAAAGGACCTCTCAGATTCTACAAGTTAATGAGGGATGTAGCAGAGACCCTGAAGCCCTCAAATCCTGACAGCTACAGACTGACGGACGGACAGGCTGAGGGACAAACAGACctacacagggaaaaaaaaaaaaaaaacctgaggaAACATACTCACTGAGTTGGAAATGACGTGGCGTGAGGTAAGCATCTTATTTTACTGACTTAGTGTATAAATCTCTCATTATTTCCAAATTTAAACAACATCGTTTTCACCAAGGAGTGCCTGTGTTTACTAGCagtttgaactgtttttttcactctgtggaAGGCCAGATTGTTTGGAAGTGTTCTAATTTGGGAACAACTGGTGCATTTTTATGTCCATTTTTATCAAGAACACATGAAGAGGAATGTTACAGTTTTGAAATACGAGTAAATACATGGAGTTGACTTGTTTGTGCTAGACAGGACGATTGTGTTTTTAAGACCACTTGTGTCATCTTTTACAGTCTTTGACAGCATTAGAAGGTATAAGAAGAACATTGACATAATTTTGAGAACAACCGTCGTCAGTAGTTTGAGTTTGAGCGAGAGttcatgttttctgctcttCAAAAAGGATGAACTAAATATCGGCCATCTTTGTTTATGTCCCCTTTCTCTGAGGAGCTACGCAGCCGGCAGTTCTGGCGTGCCATGTTGGCAGAGCTGCTTGGCACCCTGGTGTTAGTGAGCGCCGTGTTGGGTGCCTCTGTGCCCGGGCCTGGAGAGGCCCCCGGGGGACCTCTTTATCCAGCAGTAGCAGTGGGTGTGGTGATTGTTGCACTAGCACACTGTTTTGGAGAAATAAGTGGAGCACAGGTGAATTTCTCATAGTCAGCTTAATGTCCTTGAAGTATCATTAAGACCACTGTGATTGATCGTATATGACATTATTAGTTTGTTAATACTCAACTGCACAGATGTATAAATATCCTTTAAGTGGTAGTTTAAACTACTTTATACAGTAAGTTGTTTAGTCCAGTGGTTCTCAAGATATGGGTCTGGCCCCCTCCAGAGGATCAcctttttgtttaaccttttttttcttgaaatattGGATACATTTAGATCTTTGTGCCAAGAACAGTTATTTATACAAAACAATCTGAGAAGTTCAGAGGGGATGTCACTACTGGGGGAACTGATAATAAGGTTGGGAATATAGTTTGATCTGCAACAATACGTTATGTTTTATAAGCTTATTATGTTATTTATCTTCCTCTGATCAGGTGAACCCTGCAGTGACTCTGTCTCTGTTGGCCACTCGGAGGCTGGATGTTCTCAGGGCCCTCGTTTATATTGTTGCACAGTGTTTGGGGGCTTCTTTAGGAGCTGGGGCCCTCTACTTAGCCCTGCCACTCAAGACCACCGCAGACCACTTTGTCAACAGGGTCAGTTCTCAGGCTATTAGCGGCTTACTTTTTGCAATATATTACATCTTTCAGAATATTTCTGCCTTTTGAACTCCTTTCTCCTGCTTCTTTTTTACCTTGCATAGGTCCCTTTAGAGTTGAATGCAGCCCAGGCTCTGGGCATAGAAGTTTTGTGCACCTTCCAGATGGTCTTCACTGTGTTCTCAGTGGAGGATCAGAGACGCAGGGAAAGCCCAGAACCAGGAAACCTGGCCATTGGATTAGCACACTCTGCTGGAGTGCTAATAGGGGTAGGAGGGACTTTCTTCTTAGTTTTAATGTCACTAGATCATTAACTCGATTTCtagttgtgtttatttttgacaaTTAAACCCACCAGAGGTTTGATTCTCCTTGCACAACACTGCCCAAACACTACAGCTTTGGATCAATAGCCCTAGTTTGACATCTGTGGCTGATCATTGTTTTAAAgaaaggtcagcttcactgtgtcaCCATAATGTTTTCTGGCCATCATTCAACACTATAACATGGGATTGGGAGGGAAGATTGTGACCATGTTTCACATATGGGCAGATACCATCTAGATACAGTCTCTAAATGAAGGCAGCGTGTTTCTTATTGGAAATTATTTACTAGAGTTGTCAAAAATACTCTTAAATActctttttattatatttcttcaaagtcttcactacACATATGAGtttggacagacatggatgtacaCTGCAACTTGTCTGTGGGGCAATAATTCCAGTCTTGAGCTACAGCAGCTTAGTCTAGTGCTGGGGTATTTGTAAATATAAGCATAAAAGACATTATGGGATATGCCATTCTAAACAACTGTGATGTAAACTGTGATGTGCTAAGATAAGACAAAGGAGAAAGATACCCTGTGAGAATAGTGAACTGTATGGTCACGTTGTTGGAACTGAAAACCCAATAAAAACCCAATACAAATAATCCAGTAAATAATAAGAAAGTGAGAGCTTGATTTCTGtggatgttgtttttctctcaggcaCGGTTCTCTGGTGCAAGTATGAATCCTGCCCGTTCTCTGGGTCCAGCCATCATCACCGGATTCTGGGAAAACCACTGGGTGAGAGAGAAATCTGCCCCGATGAAAACACTTGTCCAACTGTCCAACTGACTTTTCTAATGCTGATTTATAATTGTTGTCCAATTTAGTCAGTGTTGATTGAATTACACGTAATGGTAAGTAAAGTACaatacttgagtatttctgtttgGTGCTATTTTACTTCtactttttaatgcattttatttacctGACAACTGTAGTATAGTACTTATATAGTTATTTCAGCTAAagattttacaaaaaaaaaaaacatatgataAGAAGCTTTGTTTGGTGTTTGATCAAGTCACCTTTTTACTTGTAACCACACATGAAAGAGTGTACACACTAGCTGGTTACACACAAGTGCATCATGGTTTAAtatcatatttttgtttgtcagtcatTGGTGCAATTTTTCTACAGAACAaggacttttacttttggtacttttcAAAAACTGCTAGTATCTAAGAATAAAATtccatacattttttaaaatttaatttgcattaTTGCACTGGCACTTCTACTACTAACCAGTTCCCCCTTTGCCTACCTGCAGGTTTATTGGATCGGACCAGTGCTTGGTGCCATACTGGCTGGAGTGTCCCACGAGTTCTTCTTTGCACGCAGTGCGTCTCGCCAGAAACTGGTGGCATGTCTGACATGTAGGGATATCGAGATTGTGGAAACTACCAGCATGACCGGATCATCGCTGtccacagtcacacagaacGCCATGAGAGCAAAGCAGGccaacaaacaagaaaacaactgaggacacatgcattaaaaacacacgTACAAACTTACATTCTACATACATTTTGGTAATGTTTGTAATGTTACAGTGattcatcagttcatctgtcATGTTGATCAGATTTGACTGTAACAAAAGGGAGcaatatttatgaaaatatgaatagaTTCTAATCCATTTAGAATTAATAACATATGGTGTAATCCCCTGCTGTTCCTGTTAAGTGTCTTAGAGAAAGACACTGAACCTAAAATGCATCTTGTGATTAATCTGCCATTgattttctcaattaatcatttttttctattttttttttcaagaaccaaagatgaaatattcacatcttgttgtgtttttgcattttcttcccGTCAATTAACCGACTATTCATCCTGGCGCTGTAAAAATGGGTGCTGCTTTGAACAAAAGAATCTGGAAAACGATAgtaaagtacaatatttctctGTTACAAGTAGATGCTCTGAATTGTACATGTAGAAACATATTAGTGAAGAATGGCGTGAGATTATTCATGCACAAAAATCAGTCAAAGTATGTATACTTTGCTTTAGATATTGTCGAAAGGTCTGCCCGTCACTGTGGTGAAACAAAGTCTTTATTTTAGTGGATTTCTACCCCAAAGCAAACATATTTTTAGTTGGAAATGGAATCACACTAAGTAGCAGGATAACTACAGCTGAAAGATTAATGTGGCTGAGTGAAAAACTATGTTATTATCTTAGAAAACAGTGGGGAATATGCAGAAAAGCGCAAAATTGAAATAATTCATCTACTAAGTGTCACTACCCGAAAACTACCTCCAGTGACCTGTGAACGGAAACAGTTTAAAATCAAACTATCCCTGGCTTGTTTAACAGTCactgacagatgacagacaTTTATGGAATGATGGTAAAGGCTAGATATTgatagctaacattagctaacattagccacgGTTTGCTACTGGTCGTTCCTGACTAGATGAGGGGTAACAGCAAAACCCAGAAGTGTATGTACTTGAGTCATGGTATGTTTTATCACTCATGAATCCCACTTTTTTCCCACTttgttaaagaaagaaagtattatttcttcattttaaagttACATAGTCTTGTTTACATAAGCTACATCATCTGCAGGTGTCCAGTGGTGTCCATTATTTTCCAAGAAATCACAGTAAATGTTAAACTTGCATGTCACAAGGTGACAAAGGGAATGTAAGTTTCAAGCAATGTCTGTGTTCACCTAGAACATTTCAGTGAATCATTCTTTCATTGTTCTTGCACTGAAACATTAGTAGCACTCTGGAGATTCACTGTGTTCTATGAATTCTGGCTAAAATGAGTCTTTGCTGTTATTATATTGCACATGTGAGGAGAAATTAATGTGGAAGCTGCATTTTAAAGGGGGTTATTGGGACCTTTGAGGTCCTGGTTGCTTGTCATAAAGGTGTAGCCAATAGTGCAAGATTCTGTATTGTTAGTTTCACATTTGCACATCATTAGAATATATAATGGGGGCTCATTGAAAACCAGCTGAAAAACACCCTtatgtttgccattttcagtTGCATCCTGTGTCTCTGAATGCTTTGAAATGCTAAAAAGGCCCTTGCCCTGCACTGTGGGTTCAATGATGCTCTCAATCAGTCCAACAtctctctcatgtctgtgcCTGTTAGCAGCCGTCTCTTCTCTGACGCTGGCTATTCACAGTCAAATGAACCTTCATACTTCTGTAATGGCTCTACAGAAAGAACACCTTCAGTGGAAATAAGCTTTGtaatttaaatttgttaaaatgagTCTACacgtgtgtctatgtgtgtgtgtgtgcatgcatgtttgggtgtgtgtgggaggcCTTGCTTTATTTCGTTGTGAAAccttttttcatatttgcatgGATTTGGTATAAGTTTTGTCTTCTCTCAAAATATGTTTCGCATGTAATTTAAAGAGTCGGTTCACCCAGGTTACAAAAAACTCACACATTTTCTCAGTAACCTCTAGTGGTGTTTAGTCATGCAGATTTAGTTTTTGATATCCAACATACTTGATACTACTAGCGATAAGTAtttgtgtggggtttttttttaaatttggattGATTGACCCtttaaaatcaacatttaatGTAATAAACAGTATATTTATCTTGTCATTTATTTGAATAATTGAGCTATAACATGCTGTGCACTGTATTAAAGTCTATAATAAAACCATTTTAGCAGTCATTGTAACTTGAATGCACACATGCTCATACGTAAActattcactcacacacatcatggACAATAGCTATTAACTGGCACATTGCTGCCAGCAatttgcattgtgtgtgttctttctaACATGTATAAAAGGGCGTTAAAACGGCAAGCTCAGCGATCCACATTCATCACCACCCCCCCTTGCCCCATAGTGATGGCTCTCGACTGGTCAGCGCGATGCCCCTGTGCTACTCAGtaacaccccccccacacacacaccctctaaCTCCACCCCACATCCCGGCTGCCCTGCTGCACCTCTCACTTtccccaaccacacacacaaacattctcaCATAATGCAAACCTTTGCCGAGCACCTCCTAGAAACCCTGTCACAACAGAAGACACAATCTGCTGTGTTGTGTAAATCGTTGTTGGTTAATAGCTTCTGgctttgttttcacacattcattttaaactaTTCCCGCTCCATTGTTGTTTATCTCCCTTGCacgtttttttttcaccttctgGTGTCTCCACTATGTGTCATTGGCTGTGAATGAGTGCCGTAATTGCTGTGAGGTCTGAGGCAATGTCAAGTTCAGGCCTTCCTCATAATCACAGGCCTCTGTGTGCAATGACTGCTGCCAACACAAAggaacatttctttttctcctcataAAGATTACTGGTTATCTTTGTCAGTCGTTGGAGGAAATATTCACTCCAGAGCAATAAACAGATGCAATAAAAATGATCACAGGCTTTATCTGTAGCTTTAGCATTCAATATAGCAAATGGAGGACAATGCTTTGTTagctttgaaaatgtatttttgtattgtcTCTGCTCATACGTAGCCCACATGCTTGTTACAGACAATGGTTTCACGGGATCAGGCATTTCAATGTATAGGTCAGTTCAGCACTGTTAGCTTTGGGCACTTCCGTGCGGGGCCCCAACTGtattctctgcatgtgtgtatatgtgtatgtgtgtgcatctttgtgcatgcatgtgcggTTTCAGTCCTTGTCCATCAGCATTTATGTCCCCGATTATGAGTTATGATATGTCAACAGATGACATACGCCCTAAAGAAAACTTTCTCCTCTCAGCTCCAGCTGCTCTTTGCTGTGGTtgttcctctttgtttctcacttGCCCCTGAAAATAAGTACTTCCTGTTGTCTCTTTATCTTTAAAATCGTTGAACCTCCCAATAAATATCTTCCATAGATTTGCACTCCTTCTTGTCttatctgtttctcttctcagaAACATTGCCTCTCTCATACATTGCCTTTTGGTCTCAGTTGGTTATAGGGGGCAACAGGGGGGTTAGGTTTGTTTGATTTAGAATGTCCAGCGCTGCTACCCCCCTTT
It includes:
- the LOC124064047 gene encoding aquaporin AQPAe.a: MTWRELRSRQFWRAMLAELLGTLVLVSAVLGASVPGPGEAPGGPLYPAVAVGVVIVALAHCFGEISGAQVNPAVTLSLLATRRLDVLRALVYIVAQCLGASLGAGALYLALPLKTTADHFVNRVPLELNAAQALGIEVLCTFQMVFTVFSVEDQRRRESPEPGNLAIGLAHSAGVLIGARFSGASMNPARSLGPAIITGFWENHWVYWIGPVLGAILAGVSHEFFFARSASRQKLVACLTCRDIEIVETTSMTGSSLSTVTQNAMRAKQANKQENN